Sequence from the Pedobacter sp. D749 genome:
GGAAAAGCTTCTATTCTGGATCTTTCCAGGTTTAAAGGTATTGGAGAAGCCAAAGCATTAACTATTATTGCCGCTTTAGAGTTGGGTTTGCGGCGAAAGGAAACCACAGAGGAGGTGATTACGCATGTAACTACTTCTAACGATGTTTATAAATATTTACATCAAACCTTTGCTAATCTCAATCATGAAGAGTTCTGGATATTACTGTTAAACAGGTCTAACCGGGTAATCGGTAAATTTTTGATCAGTAAAGGCGGGCAGGCAGGTACAGTAGCCGATCCGAAAATTATTTTTAAAACAGCTTTAGAAAACAATGCAGCAAATGTTGTTTTAGCGCATAACCATCCTTCAGGAAATTTAAAGCCAAGCGAAAGCGATGATAAGTTGACCAGGGATATGGTTGCTTCGGGGAATTTGCTTAGTCTGTATGTGGTTGATCATCTGATTTTTGCCAATAACCGCTACTATAGTTATAGAGATGAAGATCTGATTTAAAAGATATTCGGTTATTAAAGTATAATTAACGTTAAATTAGTATAATAGCGGCTTAAAATTAGAGGTTGCCTGCCAGCCTGTATGAATTAAATGGTTTAATTATGTTTATGAATACTTTAAAAATCATCCCTGTTTTTCTTTTATTAACCATTATGGCTTTTGCTCAGGAAAAAGCTGTTCCAATTAATATCATTACCTATAACATCCGCTTAAATGTGGCATCAGATGGTGTTAACGCCTGGCCAAACCGAAAAGACAATGTAAAAGCGTTAGTAAAATTTCACGATGCCGACATTCTGTGCGTACAGGAAGCCTTGCCCGAACAATTTGATGCATTGCTCGAAAATTCTAATTTCGATGTGGTAGGAGTTGGCCGTGAGGATGGGAAAAGAAAAGGAGAATTTTCTGCTGTTTATTTTGATAAAGACCGTTTCACTAAAAAAGATGGGGGAACGTTTTGGTTGTCAGAAACTCCTGATGTTCCATCAAAAGGTTGGGATGCTGCGCTGAACCGTGTATGCAGCTGGGTTAAATTGTACGATAAGTTAAATAATAAAGAATTTATCGTTTTTAATACCCATTACGATCATATTGGGATGAAAGCAAGAATTGAATCAGCTAAATTATTGAAACAAAAAATACAGCAGATAGCACCTGCTTTGCCGGTTGTTTTTACAGGCGATTTAAATGTAACACCCGAAACTGAAGCCATTGCAACCATCAAATCTTTTCTGACCGATGCTAAAGAGATTTCGGTAGAGCCACCGTATGGTCCTGCAGGTACTTTTAACGGTTTTCATTTCGATAGCGACTTGAAAGACCGGATTGACTACATTTTTGTAAACAAAGGTTTTAAGGTGCAAAAGTTTGCCGTTTTAACCGATAGTAAGGATAAAAGGTATTATTCTGATCATCTGCCAGTTTTCTGTAGACTTTTTTTTAAATAAATGCTACTAAAAACCCTTTCAATTTTTCCTTTTCAATTCGAGCTTTTTGGTAACCAATACCATTATCACTATATTTTCGAAACGCTCGCATTTATAATCGGTGTTAGGCTTTATTACTATTATAAAAAAGGCATCGTAGATCAGATTTCTGACGAAAACAGGCTTTGGATTATGTTGGGAGCCATGTTTGGCGCATTAATAGGATCTCGGGTGGTAGCTGTACTGGAAACTCCAGAGGTAATCAATCACCTAACGTTTTCAATTTTATATCAAAGTAAAACCATTGTTGGCGGTTTACTTGGTGGTTTGTTCGGTGTCGAATTGATAAAAAAGATCATAGGTGTGAATATCGCTTCTGGAGACATCTATGTGATCCCGATTTTGGTTGCACTGATGATAGGCCGTATCGGCTGCTTTTCCATGGGGATTGATGAACCAACTTATGGAGTTCCCACTCATTTTTTTATGGGTATGGATTTGGGCGACGGAATCCTTCGGCACCCGATAATGCTCTATGAAATGATTTATCTCCTACTGTTAATTTTTCTTTTTAACAGATTAAAACTGGTGGAAATGATTAACGGCGATCGATTTAAACTATTTATGGTATTGTATTTTCTATTTCGCTTCTTAATCGAATTTATTAAGCCTTATCAATCATTATTTTTAAATTTAAGCAGTATTCATTGGTCTGCATTGTTTATTTTTATTTATTATTATAGATTCATCATCAGAATTTCTAAACAAATAGCTGCTAAAAAGTAAACACTATGGCCAATACCAGAGATTATATATACTACGATTATACCAAGAGCCTTTGTCCGGAATGTTTACAGCTTTGCGATGCAAAAATTGTTTTTCAGGATGCTAAAGTGTTTATGTTGAAAAACTGCAGAACGCACGGTGATAGTAAAGTGATGATTGCTGATGATGTTGAATACTATAAACAGATCAGGAATTACAATAAACAGTCGGAAATGCCACTTAAGTTCAATACCAAAGTACATTACGGTTGCCCTTACGATTGTGGTTTGTGTACTGATCATGAACAGCATTCGTGTTTAACGGTAATAGAAGTTACTGATCGTTGCAACCTGGCCTGTCCGACTTGTTATGCCATGTCGTCGCCAAGTTATGGCAGGCACAGAACCTTGGAAGAAATAGAACGCATGATGGATGTTGTAGTAGCCAACGAAGGCGAACCCGATGTGGTTCAGCTTTCGGGCGGAGAGCCAACGGTACATCCTGAGTTCTTTAGGATTTTAGATCTTGCCAAAACCAAACCCATTAAACACCTGATGGTGAATACCAACGGGATCAGGATTGCCAAGGATATTAATTTTGTGGAAAAACTGGCAACTTATATGCCCGATTTTGAAATTTACCTGCAGTTTGATAGTTTCAGCGCTGAAGTATTAACAAAACTAAGGGGCGAAGATCTTACCGAAGTGAGGAGAAAAGCAATAGATCATTTAAATCAATTTAATGTATCTACTACTTTGGTGGTAACCTTGCAAAATGGGTTGAATGATCATGAAATTGGCGATATTTTAGATTATGCATTAAAGCAGAAATGTGTTCGTGGCGTTACTTTCCAGCCTACTCAGGTTGCCGGAAGAAATGATGATTATAATGATCAGCAGGGAAGAATCACCTTAACTGAGGTACGCAGAAAAATTTATGAGCAATACCCAACCTTTACCCCACAAGATTTAATCCCTGTGCCATGTAACCCCGATGCATTATGTATGGCTTATGCTTTAAAAATCGGTGATGAGGTGATCCCGATGACGCATTTGATCAATCCAGAAGATTTGCTCAACAATTCAAAAAATACGATTGTTTTTGAACACGATGAAAAATTGAAAGAACATATGCTCAACCTGTTTAGTACAGGTGTTTCAGTAGATTGTGCCGAAGATACCTTTGGCGAATTGATGTGCTGCCTGCCCAGGGTAAAATCAGATAGTTTAAGTTATGACAATTTATTTCGGATCATTATCATGAATTTTATGGACCCGCTGGACTTTGATGTACGTGCAGTTAAAAAATCATGTGTGCACATTGTGAGCGATAAATACAAAATGGTACCCTTCGAAACGATGAATATTTTTTACCGCGACAATAAAATAGATCTGATCAGGGAAAAATTAAATATGAACTAATATGGGTGGTTTATTTGGCTTATTTGTAATTTATTGTCTTACCGCAATTGTACTTTTTGTAGTTGGGATTATTCAGATTATCATTAAATCATCCAGGAACGAACCGGTAAAATCGGGGCTGAAACTGCTAATTATATCAGTAATTATGGTGATAATCGGTTTTGGTGCTTGTGCAGTATTGCTCGCCAACAGTTAATTTTAAAATAAATCATGGAACTTTTTATTGTATACTGGGTAATTGTAGGATTGTTATTTACAATTGGTATCATTCAAATCATTGTAAAAGCGGCTAAAAATCAACCTGTTAAGTCAGGGCTTAAATTGGT
This genomic interval carries:
- the radC gene encoding DNA repair protein RadC is translated as MKNYEQKVGIKLWAEEDRPREKLLLHGRRHLTDAELIAILIGSGSKNETAVDLSKKILSFYDNNLTKLGKASILDLSRFKGIGEAKALTIIAALELGLRRKETTEEVITHVTTSNDVYKYLHQTFANLNHEEFWILLLNRSNRVIGKFLISKGGQAGTVADPKIIFKTALENNAANVVLAHNHPSGNLKPSESDDKLTRDMVASGNLLSLYVVDHLIFANNRYYSYRDEDLI
- a CDS encoding endonuclease/exonuclease/phosphatase family protein, giving the protein MNTLKIIPVFLLLTIMAFAQEKAVPINIITYNIRLNVASDGVNAWPNRKDNVKALVKFHDADILCVQEALPEQFDALLENSNFDVVGVGREDGKRKGEFSAVYFDKDRFTKKDGGTFWLSETPDVPSKGWDAALNRVCSWVKLYDKLNNKEFIVFNTHYDHIGMKARIESAKLLKQKIQQIAPALPVVFTGDLNVTPETEAIATIKSFLTDAKEISVEPPYGPAGTFNGFHFDSDLKDRIDYIFVNKGFKVQKFAVLTDSKDKRYYSDHLPVFCRLFFK
- a CDS encoding prolipoprotein diacylglyceryl transferase, with the protein product MLLKTLSIFPFQFELFGNQYHYHYIFETLAFIIGVRLYYYYKKGIVDQISDENRLWIMLGAMFGALIGSRVVAVLETPEVINHLTFSILYQSKTIVGGLLGGLFGVELIKKIIGVNIASGDIYVIPILVALMIGRIGCFSMGIDEPTYGVPTHFFMGMDLGDGILRHPIMLYEMIYLLLLIFLFNRLKLVEMINGDRFKLFMVLYFLFRFLIEFIKPYQSLFLNLSSIHWSALFIFIYYYRFIIRISKQIAAKK
- a CDS encoding radical SAM protein, with protein sequence MANTRDYIYYDYTKSLCPECLQLCDAKIVFQDAKVFMLKNCRTHGDSKVMIADDVEYYKQIRNYNKQSEMPLKFNTKVHYGCPYDCGLCTDHEQHSCLTVIEVTDRCNLACPTCYAMSSPSYGRHRTLEEIERMMDVVVANEGEPDVVQLSGGEPTVHPEFFRILDLAKTKPIKHLMVNTNGIRIAKDINFVEKLATYMPDFEIYLQFDSFSAEVLTKLRGEDLTEVRRKAIDHLNQFNVSTTLVVTLQNGLNDHEIGDILDYALKQKCVRGVTFQPTQVAGRNDDYNDQQGRITLTEVRRKIYEQYPTFTPQDLIPVPCNPDALCMAYALKIGDEVIPMTHLINPEDLLNNSKNTIVFEHDEKLKEHMLNLFSTGVSVDCAEDTFGELMCCLPRVKSDSLSYDNLFRIIIMNFMDPLDFDVRAVKKSCVHIVSDKYKMVPFETMNIFYRDNKIDLIREKLNMN